A region from the Alnus glutinosa chromosome 5, dhAlnGlut1.1, whole genome shotgun sequence genome encodes:
- the LOC133868502 gene encoding helicase-like transcription factor CHR28 isoform X1 produces the protein MLMADDGVWTRGDISGGDGFWNEDLSIDVETLLHILGEEDPQPLQSSREDSSQKNVLHSESAPDAGILENPQCQTGSQVSKGSPPLQAELTGPSTFFSLYNSEGSDSVTWGSSASFDSAGNSVMVFDCGNIEPLTQTASPVRACSASFKDWFSVVPGHESSFTGRAGVPPAEIPTCSSGFADIDAHNVLYNGDSLYPDFPKGETEVQFRHVGEDVDSKYASHSPFVEDIAVNFANYGMDTFGPQETNPCTDMTISFMDADISSQNITSTESTICQSSDVVSDFTDQYPSLQYCMSTDDFSQHCMPSSYSSQISLGNQRKMTNTKDEIGEFSNDSACSSSKMIMNAQRGTTGRSVSEVSMTDYADVNGWSFKYDGNNYMSSISGNSSSDAEDCPIDDKASAKLLTCTQSYMASKVQAACVKNEDTDELIGPSSHSIKGIDKAVSRKPFYSADDKIFVDEDLKLSGASHSTSTQKYDHVKSEKDDLIIASMRAHHSQDIVDEMASRSHIDGRYLNLSASEQYLPCEPSALGKMQLNCVKDESEGRLVQSTTTGFHFSEVSPELSCKNFLDKSRVEDDSDICIIEDMSHPPPTNRSPSTGNSLVTSQHSTFSDSSHYMGVGGTRFKARNDRLILQVALQDLSQPKSEAIPPEGELAVPLLRHQRIALSWMVHKETSGLNCSGGILADDQGLGKTVSTIALILKERAPSFRACQNVKQGELETLNLEEDEVVLPAVDGMKQDADLQQVTSNRTRMKNMNPLVQAKGRPSAGTLIVCPTSVLRQWAEELSSKVTSKADLSVLTYHGSNRTKDHCELAKYDIVLTTYSIVSMEVPKQSLVDEDDDEKGKPEDDAGFSSSRKRKYPPSSGKKYSKNKKGLDSALLESTARPLAKVGWFRVVLDEAQSIKNHRTQVARACWGLRAKRRWCLSGTPIQNAIDDLYSYFRFLRYDPFSLYTSFCSAIKHPINRNPTKGYRKLQAILKTIMLRRTKGTLLDGEPIISLPPKFIELKKVDFSDEERNFYSRLEADSRAQFQEYANAGTVKQNYVNILLMLLRLRQACDHPLLVRPYDSSSLWRSSVEMAKKLPRDKQIYLLNCLEASLAICGICNDPPEDAVVSICGHVFCNQCISEHLIGDDKQCPVTNCKERLSTSSVFSKATLNGSLSDEPCQGSSPNCPTSEVVDAAEHFSECTSTKIKAALEVLQSLCKPRGCTSRNSYAQNTLDERSICLSNSVGELLEDNPDRQNVAVERSSNNSVESAGEKAIVFSQWTRMLDLLEACLKNSSIQYRRLDGTMSVFARDKAVKDFNTRPEVSVMIMSLKAASLGLNMVAACHVLLLDLWWNPTTEDQAIDRAHRIGQTRPVKVLRLTVRDTVEDRILALQEKKREMVASAFGEDGTGGRQTRLTVEDLKYLFMM, from the exons ATGTTGATGGCCGACGATGGCGTGTGGACACGCGGCGATATCTCGGGCGGTGATGGGTTCTGGAACGAGGACTTGTCGATCGACGTCGAGACGTTGCTTCACATTCTCGGCGAGGAGGATCCCCAGCCTTTGCAG AGCAGTCGAGAGGACTCATCTCAGAAAAATGTGTTGCACAGTGAATCAGCTCCTGATGCTGGCATTCTTGAGAATCCACAGTGTCAAACGG GATCTCAAGTATCAAAAGGATCACCTCCATTACAGGCTGAGTTAACAGGTCCTAgcacatttttctctttatacaACTCAGAAGGTTCAGATTCTGTGACATGGGGCTCAAGTGCTTCATTTGATTCTGCAGGGAACTCTGTCATGGTCTTTGACTGTGGAAACATAGAACCCTTGACGCAAACTGCCTCTCCTGTGCGTGCTTGCTCTGCTAGTTTCAAAGATTGGTTTTCAGTAGTACCGGGCCATGAGTCCTCCTTCACAGGGAGGGCTGGAGTTCCACCAGCTGAGATACCAACGTGTAGTTCAGGTTTTGCTGATATAGATGCTCACAATGTTTTGTATAATGGAGATAGCTTGTATCCCGATTTTCCTAAGGGTGAAACTGAAGTTCAGTTCCGGCATGTAGGGGAGGATGTTGACTCCAAAT ATGCTTCACACAGTCCTTTTGTCGAGGACATTGCTGTAAATTTTGCAAATTATGGTATGGATACCTTTGGACCACAGGAAACTAATCCATGTACAGACATGACAATATCCTTCATGGATGCGGATATATCTTCGCAAAATATAACTTCTACTGAGTCAACAATCTGTCAAAGTTCTGATGTTGTAAGTGACTTCACTGACCAGTACCCTTCTTTGCAATATTGCATGAGTACAGATGATTTCTCACAGCATTGTATGCCCAGTAGTTATAGTTCTCAAATTTCGCTGGGTAATCAAAGAAAGATGACTAACACGAAGGATGAAATAGGGGAATTTTCCAATGATAGTGCATGCTCAAGTAGTAAGATGATTATGAATGCTCAGAGGGGAACAACTGGTAGATCTGTCTCGGAGGTGTCAATGACTGATTACGCAGATGTTAATGGTTGGAGTTTTAAATATGATGGTAATAACTATATGTCATCAATCAGTGGAAATTCTTCGTCTGATGCTGAAGATTGCCCTATTGATGACAAGGCATCAGCAAAGCTGTTGACTTGCACTCAGTCATACATGGCAAGCAAAGTACAAGCAGCTTGTGTCAAGAATGAAGATACTGATGAATTGATTGGACCTAGTAGCCATTCTATTAAAGGAATTGATAAAGCTGTCAGTAGAAAGCCTTTTTACAGTGCTGATgacaaaatttttgttgacgaagacTTGAAACTGTCTGGTGCTTCACATTCTACATCAACTCAGAAGTATGATCACGTAAAAAGTGAGAAGGATGACTTGATTATTGCTTCTATGAGAGCGCATCATTCTCAAGATATAGTTGATGAAATGGCTAGTAGATCCCACATTGATGGTAGATATTTGAATTTAAGTGCATCGGAACAATATTTGCCCTGTGAGCCATCTGCTCTGGGCAAGATGCAGTTGAATTGCGTTAAGGATGAAAGTGAGGGTAGACTTGTTCAATCTACGACCACGGGTTTTCATTTTTCAGAAGTCAGCCCTGAGTTGAGTTGCAAAAATTTCTTGGACAAATCCCGTGTTGAGGATGATTCTGATATCTGCATTATCGAAGATATGAGTCATCCTCCACCCACAAATCGTTCTCCATCAACTGGGAATTCCCTTGTTACTTCACAACATTCTACATTTAGTGATTCCAGTCATTACATGGGAGTAGGAGGCACAAGATTTAAGGCAAGAAATGATAGGTTGATTTTACAAGTCGCATTGCAG GATCTTTCGCAGCCAAAGTCAGAAGCTATTCCACCAGAAGGAGAATTGGCAGTTCCTTTGTTAAGACATCAG AGAATTGCTTTGTCATGGATGGTTCACAAGGAAACAAGTGGCTTGAACTGCTCGGGAGGAATTCTTGCAGATGATCAG GGATTGGGAAAAACAGTATCAACCATTGCACTTATACTGAAGGAAAGGGCTCCATCTTTTAGAGCCTGTCAAAATGTAAAACAAGGAGAGTTGGAAACTCTAAATTTGGAGGAGGATGAGGTTGTTCTTCCTGCAGTTGATGGAATGAAGCAAGATGCTGATTTGCAACAAGTAACGTCAAATAGAACTCGGATGAAGAACATGAACCCTTTGGTCCAAGCTAAGGGAAGGCCATCTGCTGGAACCCTTATTGTTTGTCCCACTAGCGTTCTACGGCAATGGGCTGAGGAGTTAAGTAGTAAGGTAACCAGCAAAGCTGATCTTTCTGTGCTGACATACCATGGAAGCAACCGGACAAAGGATCATTGCGAGCTGGCCAAGTATGATATTGTCCTGACTACATATTCAATTGTCAGCATGGAGGTCCCAAAGCAGTCTCTTGTTGATGAAGATGACGATGAGAAAGGAAAGCCAGAAGATGATGCTGGCTTTTCATCCAGCAGGAAAAGGAAATATCCTCCTAGTTCTggtaaaaaatattcaaaaaataaaaaaggtttgGATAGTGCACTGCTTGAGTCTACTGCTCGTCCTCTTGCAAAGGTGGGATGGTTTAGGGTTGTCCTGGATGAGGCCCAGAGCATCAAGAATCACAGAACTCAAGTAGCTAGGGCCTGTTGGGGTCTTCGtgctaaacgtagatggtgctTGTCTGGGACTCCAATCCAGAATGCAATTGATGATCTTTATAGTTACTTCAGATTTCTCAGATATGATCCTTTTTCATTATATACGTCTTTCTGTTCTGCAATAAAGCATCCAATCAATAGGAATCCAACAAAAGGGTACAGAAAGCTACAAGCTATCTTGAAGACAATAATGTTGCGCCGTACCAAAG GCACACTTCTTGATGGGGAACCTATAATTAGTCTTCCGCCCAAATTCATAGAGCTGAAAAAAGTGGACTTTTCAGATGAGGAACGCAATTTCTACTCCAGATTGGAGGCTGATTCACGTGCCCAGTTTCAA GAATACGCAAATGCTGGAACTGTCAAACAAAATTATGTTAACATCTTGTTGATGCTCTTGCGCCTTCGACAAGCTTGCGATCACCCCCTTCTCGTTAGGCCTTATGATTCTAGTTCTTTATGGAGATCCTCAGTTGAGATGGCAAAGAAGCTTCCACGGGACAAACAAATATATCTTCTGAATTGTTTAGaagcatctttagcaatttgtGGCATCTGTAAT GATCCTCCTGAAGATGCTGTTGTTTCGATTTGTGGTCATGTTTTCTGCAACCAATGTATTAGTGAGCATCTTATTGGTGATGACAAGCAGTGCCCTGTTACAAATTGCAAAGAAAGACTCAGTACGTCTTCAGTGTTTTCCAAAGCCACACTAAATGGTTCTCTCTCTGACGAGCCTTGTCAGGGTAGTTCCCCCAACTGCCCTACTTCTGAAGTTGTTGATGCAGCCGAGCATTTTTCTGAGTGTACTTCTACCAAAATTAAGGCTGCTCTTGAGGTCCTGCAGTCATTATGTAAACCTCGGGGTTGTACATCGAGAAATAGTTATGCACAGAACACACTTGACGAAAGATCCATCTGTCTCAGCAACTCTGTTGGGGAATTACTTGAGGATAATCCTGATAGACAAAATGTGGCCGTGGAGAGGAGTTCTAATAATTCAGTTGAGTCAGCAGGAGAGAAAGCCATAGTGTTTTCCCAGTGGACGAGGATGTTGGATTTGCTTGAAGCTTGTCTAAAAAATTCTTCTATTCAGTACAGAAGACTTGATGGAACAATGTCAGTTTTTGCCAGAGATAAAGCTGTGAAGGATTTTAACACCCGCCCAGAG GTGTCGGTTATGATTATGTCTCTGAAAGCTGCTAGTCTTGGTCTCAACATGGTTGCTGCTTGTCATGTTCTTCTGCTGGACCTTTGGTGGAACCCTACTACTGAGGATCAAGCAATTGATAGAGCACACCGAATTGGGCAAACTCGTCCTGTTAAAGTTTTGCGATTGACAGTCAGAGACACGGTTGAAGATCGTATTTTAGCCCTTCAG gaaaagaagagagagatggTTGCATCTGCATTTGGAGAGGATGGAACCGGTGGTCGGCAGACGCGCCTCACAGTGGAGGACCTGAAATACCTGTTTATGATGTGA
- the LOC133868502 gene encoding helicase-like transcription factor CHR28 isoform X4 yields the protein MLMADDGVWTRGDISGGDGFWNEDLSIDVETLLHILGEEDPQPLQSSREDSSQKNVLHSESAPDAGILENPQCQTGSQVSKGSPPLQAELTGNSVMVFDCGNIEPLTQTASPVRACSASFKDWFSVVPGHESSFTGRAGVPPAEIPTCSSGFADIDAHNVLYNGDSLYPDFPKGETEVQFRHVGEDVDSKYASHSPFVEDIAVNFANYGMDTFGPQETNPCTDMTISFMDADISSQNITSTESTICQSSDVVSDFTDQYPSLQYCMSTDDFSQHCMPSSYSSQISLGNQRKMTNTKDEIGEFSNDSACSSSKMIMNAQRGTTGRSVSEVSMTDYADVNGWSFKYDGNNYMSSISGNSSSDAEDCPIDDKASAKLLTCTQSYMASKVQAACVKNEDTDELIGPSSHSIKGIDKAVSRKPFYSADDKIFVDEDLKLSGASHSTSTQKYDHVKSEKDDLIIASMRAHHSQDIVDEMASRSHIDGRYLNLSASEQYLPCEPSALGKMQLNCVKDESEGRLVQSTTTGFHFSEVSPELSCKNFLDKSRVEDDSDICIIEDMSHPPPTNRSPSTGNSLVTSQHSTFSDSSHYMGVGGTRFKARNDRLILQVALQDLSQPKSEAIPPEGELAVPLLRHQRIALSWMVHKETSGLNCSGGILADDQGLGKTVSTIALILKERAPSFRACQNVKQGELETLNLEEDEVVLPAVDGMKQDADLQQVTSNRTRMKNMNPLVQAKGRPSAGTLIVCPTSVLRQWAEELSSKVTSKADLSVLTYHGSNRTKDHCELAKYDIVLTTYSIVSMEVPKQSLVDEDDDEKGKPEDDAGFSSSRKRKYPPSSGKKYSKNKKGLDSALLESTARPLAKVGWFRVVLDEAQSIKNHRTQVARACWGLRAKRRWCLSGTPIQNAIDDLYSYFRFLRYDPFSLYTSFCSAIKHPINRNPTKGYRKLQAILKTIMLRRTKGTLLDGEPIISLPPKFIELKKVDFSDEERNFYSRLEADSRAQFQEYANAGTVKQNYVNILLMLLRLRQACDHPLLVRPYDSSSLWRSSVEMAKKLPRDKQIYLLNCLEASLAICGICNDPPEDAVVSICGHVFCNQCISEHLIGDDKQCPVTNCKERLSTSSVFSKATLNGSLSDEPCQGSSPNCPTSEVVDAAEHFSECTSTKIKAALEVLQSLCKPRGCTSRNSYAQNTLDERSICLSNSVGELLEDNPDRQNVAVERSSNNSVESAGEKAIVFSQWTRMLDLLEACLKNSSIQYRRLDGTMSVFARDKAVKDFNTRPEVSVMIMSLKAASLGLNMVAACHVLLLDLWWNPTTEDQAIDRAHRIGQTRPVKVLRLTVRDTVEDRILALQEKKREMVASAFGEDGTGGRQTRLTVEDLKYLFMM from the exons ATGTTGATGGCCGACGATGGCGTGTGGACACGCGGCGATATCTCGGGCGGTGATGGGTTCTGGAACGAGGACTTGTCGATCGACGTCGAGACGTTGCTTCACATTCTCGGCGAGGAGGATCCCCAGCCTTTGCAG AGCAGTCGAGAGGACTCATCTCAGAAAAATGTGTTGCACAGTGAATCAGCTCCTGATGCTGGCATTCTTGAGAATCCACAGTGTCAAACGG GATCTCAAGTATCAAAAGGATCACCTCCATTACAGGCTGAGTTAACAG GGAACTCTGTCATGGTCTTTGACTGTGGAAACATAGAACCCTTGACGCAAACTGCCTCTCCTGTGCGTGCTTGCTCTGCTAGTTTCAAAGATTGGTTTTCAGTAGTACCGGGCCATGAGTCCTCCTTCACAGGGAGGGCTGGAGTTCCACCAGCTGAGATACCAACGTGTAGTTCAGGTTTTGCTGATATAGATGCTCACAATGTTTTGTATAATGGAGATAGCTTGTATCCCGATTTTCCTAAGGGTGAAACTGAAGTTCAGTTCCGGCATGTAGGGGAGGATGTTGACTCCAAAT ATGCTTCACACAGTCCTTTTGTCGAGGACATTGCTGTAAATTTTGCAAATTATGGTATGGATACCTTTGGACCACAGGAAACTAATCCATGTACAGACATGACAATATCCTTCATGGATGCGGATATATCTTCGCAAAATATAACTTCTACTGAGTCAACAATCTGTCAAAGTTCTGATGTTGTAAGTGACTTCACTGACCAGTACCCTTCTTTGCAATATTGCATGAGTACAGATGATTTCTCACAGCATTGTATGCCCAGTAGTTATAGTTCTCAAATTTCGCTGGGTAATCAAAGAAAGATGACTAACACGAAGGATGAAATAGGGGAATTTTCCAATGATAGTGCATGCTCAAGTAGTAAGATGATTATGAATGCTCAGAGGGGAACAACTGGTAGATCTGTCTCGGAGGTGTCAATGACTGATTACGCAGATGTTAATGGTTGGAGTTTTAAATATGATGGTAATAACTATATGTCATCAATCAGTGGAAATTCTTCGTCTGATGCTGAAGATTGCCCTATTGATGACAAGGCATCAGCAAAGCTGTTGACTTGCACTCAGTCATACATGGCAAGCAAAGTACAAGCAGCTTGTGTCAAGAATGAAGATACTGATGAATTGATTGGACCTAGTAGCCATTCTATTAAAGGAATTGATAAAGCTGTCAGTAGAAAGCCTTTTTACAGTGCTGATgacaaaatttttgttgacgaagacTTGAAACTGTCTGGTGCTTCACATTCTACATCAACTCAGAAGTATGATCACGTAAAAAGTGAGAAGGATGACTTGATTATTGCTTCTATGAGAGCGCATCATTCTCAAGATATAGTTGATGAAATGGCTAGTAGATCCCACATTGATGGTAGATATTTGAATTTAAGTGCATCGGAACAATATTTGCCCTGTGAGCCATCTGCTCTGGGCAAGATGCAGTTGAATTGCGTTAAGGATGAAAGTGAGGGTAGACTTGTTCAATCTACGACCACGGGTTTTCATTTTTCAGAAGTCAGCCCTGAGTTGAGTTGCAAAAATTTCTTGGACAAATCCCGTGTTGAGGATGATTCTGATATCTGCATTATCGAAGATATGAGTCATCCTCCACCCACAAATCGTTCTCCATCAACTGGGAATTCCCTTGTTACTTCACAACATTCTACATTTAGTGATTCCAGTCATTACATGGGAGTAGGAGGCACAAGATTTAAGGCAAGAAATGATAGGTTGATTTTACAAGTCGCATTGCAG GATCTTTCGCAGCCAAAGTCAGAAGCTATTCCACCAGAAGGAGAATTGGCAGTTCCTTTGTTAAGACATCAG AGAATTGCTTTGTCATGGATGGTTCACAAGGAAACAAGTGGCTTGAACTGCTCGGGAGGAATTCTTGCAGATGATCAG GGATTGGGAAAAACAGTATCAACCATTGCACTTATACTGAAGGAAAGGGCTCCATCTTTTAGAGCCTGTCAAAATGTAAAACAAGGAGAGTTGGAAACTCTAAATTTGGAGGAGGATGAGGTTGTTCTTCCTGCAGTTGATGGAATGAAGCAAGATGCTGATTTGCAACAAGTAACGTCAAATAGAACTCGGATGAAGAACATGAACCCTTTGGTCCAAGCTAAGGGAAGGCCATCTGCTGGAACCCTTATTGTTTGTCCCACTAGCGTTCTACGGCAATGGGCTGAGGAGTTAAGTAGTAAGGTAACCAGCAAAGCTGATCTTTCTGTGCTGACATACCATGGAAGCAACCGGACAAAGGATCATTGCGAGCTGGCCAAGTATGATATTGTCCTGACTACATATTCAATTGTCAGCATGGAGGTCCCAAAGCAGTCTCTTGTTGATGAAGATGACGATGAGAAAGGAAAGCCAGAAGATGATGCTGGCTTTTCATCCAGCAGGAAAAGGAAATATCCTCCTAGTTCTggtaaaaaatattcaaaaaataaaaaaggtttgGATAGTGCACTGCTTGAGTCTACTGCTCGTCCTCTTGCAAAGGTGGGATGGTTTAGGGTTGTCCTGGATGAGGCCCAGAGCATCAAGAATCACAGAACTCAAGTAGCTAGGGCCTGTTGGGGTCTTCGtgctaaacgtagatggtgctTGTCTGGGACTCCAATCCAGAATGCAATTGATGATCTTTATAGTTACTTCAGATTTCTCAGATATGATCCTTTTTCATTATATACGTCTTTCTGTTCTGCAATAAAGCATCCAATCAATAGGAATCCAACAAAAGGGTACAGAAAGCTACAAGCTATCTTGAAGACAATAATGTTGCGCCGTACCAAAG GCACACTTCTTGATGGGGAACCTATAATTAGTCTTCCGCCCAAATTCATAGAGCTGAAAAAAGTGGACTTTTCAGATGAGGAACGCAATTTCTACTCCAGATTGGAGGCTGATTCACGTGCCCAGTTTCAA GAATACGCAAATGCTGGAACTGTCAAACAAAATTATGTTAACATCTTGTTGATGCTCTTGCGCCTTCGACAAGCTTGCGATCACCCCCTTCTCGTTAGGCCTTATGATTCTAGTTCTTTATGGAGATCCTCAGTTGAGATGGCAAAGAAGCTTCCACGGGACAAACAAATATATCTTCTGAATTGTTTAGaagcatctttagcaatttgtGGCATCTGTAAT GATCCTCCTGAAGATGCTGTTGTTTCGATTTGTGGTCATGTTTTCTGCAACCAATGTATTAGTGAGCATCTTATTGGTGATGACAAGCAGTGCCCTGTTACAAATTGCAAAGAAAGACTCAGTACGTCTTCAGTGTTTTCCAAAGCCACACTAAATGGTTCTCTCTCTGACGAGCCTTGTCAGGGTAGTTCCCCCAACTGCCCTACTTCTGAAGTTGTTGATGCAGCCGAGCATTTTTCTGAGTGTACTTCTACCAAAATTAAGGCTGCTCTTGAGGTCCTGCAGTCATTATGTAAACCTCGGGGTTGTACATCGAGAAATAGTTATGCACAGAACACACTTGACGAAAGATCCATCTGTCTCAGCAACTCTGTTGGGGAATTACTTGAGGATAATCCTGATAGACAAAATGTGGCCGTGGAGAGGAGTTCTAATAATTCAGTTGAGTCAGCAGGAGAGAAAGCCATAGTGTTTTCCCAGTGGACGAGGATGTTGGATTTGCTTGAAGCTTGTCTAAAAAATTCTTCTATTCAGTACAGAAGACTTGATGGAACAATGTCAGTTTTTGCCAGAGATAAAGCTGTGAAGGATTTTAACACCCGCCCAGAG GTGTCGGTTATGATTATGTCTCTGAAAGCTGCTAGTCTTGGTCTCAACATGGTTGCTGCTTGTCATGTTCTTCTGCTGGACCTTTGGTGGAACCCTACTACTGAGGATCAAGCAATTGATAGAGCACACCGAATTGGGCAAACTCGTCCTGTTAAAGTTTTGCGATTGACAGTCAGAGACACGGTTGAAGATCGTATTTTAGCCCTTCAG gaaaagaagagagagatggTTGCATCTGCATTTGGAGAGGATGGAACCGGTGGTCGGCAGACGCGCCTCACAGTGGAGGACCTGAAATACCTGTTTATGATGTGA